DNA from Longimicrobium sp.:
GGCGCTCGGGGCGCGGCGGGGAGATCCTCGACGAGAGCCTCCCCGCGCTGGAGGCCGGCGAGGCGTCGCCGTACGAAGTGGCCGAGCGGATCGTGAGCGAGCTGGGGATCCCACCCCGTTGAACGAGATTTCGAAGATGAGCGTCGTCGAGAGGAACGTCCCCCCCGCGGACCTGCTGGAGCGGATCCGCGAGAAGGAGAAGGAGCTGGAGGCGCTGAAGGCCGGCCTCGCCGCCTGGGACGGCGCCTACGAGCGCACGCCGAAGCGCGAGGCGAACTTCACCTCCGTCTCCGGCGCGGCCGTGGAGCCGCTGTACACGCCGCTCGACCGCCCCGCCCCCGCGCCCGAGGAGGCGGCGTACTACAACGAGCGGCTGGGCTTCCCCGGCGAGTTCCCCTTCACGCGCGGGCCGTACGGCACCATGTACCGCACCCGGCTCTGGACCATGCGCCAGTTCGCCGGGTTCGGCACCAGCGAGGAGACCAACGCGCGCTACCACTTCCTGCTGGAGCGCGGGCAGACCGGCCTCTCGGTGGCGTTCGACTTCCCCACGCTGATGGGCTACGACTCCGACCACCCGCGCAGCCTGGGCGAGGTGGGCAAGTGCGGCGTGGCCATCAGCTCGCTCGACGATATGGAGACGCTGTTCCGCGGCATCCCGCTGGACCAGGTCTCGGTGTCGATGACCATCAACGGCCCGGCCATCATCCTCTTCGCCTTCTACATGGTGGCGGCCGAGAAGCAGGGCGTGCCCTTCCACGAGCTGCGCGGCACCGTCCAGAACGACATCCTTAAGGAGTACCAGGCGCAGCACGCGTGGGTGTACCCGCCCGAGCCGGCGCTGCGCCTGGTGATCGACATGTTCGAGTGGTGCTCGAAGAACGCGCCCAAGTACAACCCGATCTCCATCTCCGGCTACCACATCCGCGAGGCGGGCGCCACGGCCGCGCAGGAGCTGGCGTACACGCTGCGCAACGGCTTCGAGTACGTGGAGCGCGGCATCGCGCGCGGGCTGGACGTGGACGACTTCGCGCCGCGGCTCTCCTTCTTCTGGGACGTCCACAACGACTTCTTCGAGGAGATCGCCAAGTTCCGCGCCGCGCGCCGCATCTGGGCCCGCACGCTGCGCGACAGGTACGGCGCGAAGAACCCCGAGAGCTGGCGGCTGCGCACGCACGCGCAGACGGCGGGGGTGACGCTCACGGCGCAGCAGCCGGAGAACAACATCGTGCGCGTGGCCTACCAGGCGCTGGCGGCGGTGCTGGGCGGCACACAGAGCCTGCACACCAACTCGATGGACGAGACGCTGGCGCTGCCCACCGAGAAGGCGGTGCAGATCGCGCTGCGCACGCAGCAGGTGCTGGCGTACGAGACGGGCGTGCCCAACACCATCGACCCGCTGGCGGGCTCGTACTACGTCGAGGCTTTGACCGACCGGCTGGAGGCCGAGGCCGAGCGGATCTTCGCCGAGGTGGACCGGCTGGGCGGCGTGGTGCCGGGGATCGAGCTGGGCTACTTCCAGCGCGAGATCGCGCGCTCGGCAATGCGCCAGCAGCTGGAGATCGAGGGCGGCGAGCGGGTGATCGTGGGCGTCAACGAGTTCACCGTCGAGGGCGAGAGCCTGGAGATCCCGCTGCTCAAGGTGACCGACGAGAGCGAGCGCCGCCAGCGCGAGCGGATGGCCGCCATGCGCGCCCGCCGCGACCAGGCGGAGGTGGACCGCACGCTGGCGCGCCTGAAGGACGCCGCGCGCTCGGGCGAGAACGTGGTGGACCCGCTGCTGGACGCCGTGCGCGCCTACGCCACGCTCTACGAGATCCGCCACGCGATGGAAGAGGTCTTCGGCGCCTACCAGGAGCCGGTGTTCTTCTGAGGTTGGAAAATGGCTCCGTCCGCAGCGCAGGAGGACAGGCTCGTCACGGCGGGCGAGCTGCTGCGGATGCCCGACGCCCCCGTGCGTCGGGAGCTTGTCCGGGGGCGCTTGAGGGAGCTCCCGCTCCGGGGCGCACGTGCGGGAATGGTCGCGGCGCGGGTCGGGATGTGGCTGGGTGGGTATGTGCGTGCGAACGGCGCCGGGACGGCGTACTCCTCCACGGGTTTCCAGATCGCCTTTGATCCCGACACGGTTCTGGCTCCGCCGATTGCATTCGTCCGCAATGGAAGGTGGGAGGACGACCGGGACCCGGATGGCTTCGGGCCCGGCGCTCCTGATCTCGCAGTTGAGATCGTCTCGCTGGGTGACACGGACGCCGAGCTGGAATCGAAGGCGTTCGCCTGGCTCTCCGCCGGGTGCCGGATGGTCGTGGTGGTGAACCCGGAGCGGCGAGCCGCCACCGTCTACCGTCCCCCCAACGACGTCCTCCATCTCACTGAGAACGGCGTGCTCGATGGCGGCGATGTGGTCCCCGGCTGGAAGCTGCCCCTGCGCGAGCTGTTCGACTGATCAGAATCCTGAGATAGATCTGAGGCCGGAGCTAACGAAGCTTCGGCCTTTGCTGTTGAGGATAGTCGAACATCTTGAACCGAAATGCCGCTCCGGCTACAGTCAAACTCCCTCTTTCAGGAGAGCAGGATGCCCAGGAAAGCCCATTCGATCTCCCGCGTGCAGACGGAAGACCTGGAACAGGATGAGCGGGCACGCCCCAGCGGTCCCGAAAGCGGGCTCGCCAGTGTTGCCGGAGGGTGGGAGGACTCGAAGGAATTGGTCGACATTCTCGACTCTTCCAGCCGGACCGGCTCGCGCCAGGCTGAAGGGCTCGACTAACGCGGCCCTCCAGCCGCGGCGCTCAGCGCGAGGCGGTGGTGCTGGGGATCATCTCGCGGGTGAACACCATGCCGTCCAGCACGCGGGTCCAGTCGCCGCGCAGGTCGCCGTAGCCGAACGCGCGCGTGGACACGTTGCGCAGCCACTCGCCGCCGGCGGGCGGGGCGCGGAAGTCGACGAACGCGTTGGCGAGGCCGGCCTCGGTGAAGTATGCCTCCAGCGATCCCGGCGTCACGGGCGGGATCGCCTGCGGCGCGGCGCCGGCGGGCCCGAAGCTCCCCGTGGCCGCGGTGAAGCCGATGGCGTACATCTGCGAGCCCAGCACCCGGTGCACCTCGTCGCCCATGTGCACCGTCCAGCCGGTCGCGAAGGGCTGGAAGCCATTGCCCAGGGCGAGCCCTGTCACCTCGCGCGCGACGTGCGCGCTGGCGGCCCACACGATGATCTTGCGCCCCGGGTAGTACACGTCGGCCAGCCACAACAGGTTGCGCGCCATCTGCGTGTCGCGCACGTTGCTGTCCTGGGCCCGGAACTGCCCCGGCGGCGCCGCCCACATCATGCTCGCGTACGAGGCGAGGCTCTCCAGCGCCTGCGTCCAGAAGAGCGCCTCGCGGTCGCCCGCCGCGCGCGCCGAGGCGTCGGCCCGCAGCGCGCCCAGCA
Protein-coding regions in this window:
- a CDS encoding methylmalonyl-CoA mutase family protein — protein: MSVVERNVPPADLLERIREKEKELEALKAGLAAWDGAYERTPKREANFTSVSGAAVEPLYTPLDRPAPAPEEAAYYNERLGFPGEFPFTRGPYGTMYRTRLWTMRQFAGFGTSEETNARYHFLLERGQTGLSVAFDFPTLMGYDSDHPRSLGEVGKCGVAISSLDDMETLFRGIPLDQVSVSMTINGPAIILFAFYMVAAEKQGVPFHELRGTVQNDILKEYQAQHAWVYPPEPALRLVIDMFEWCSKNAPKYNPISISGYHIREAGATAAQELAYTLRNGFEYVERGIARGLDVDDFAPRLSFFWDVHNDFFEEIAKFRAARRIWARTLRDRYGAKNPESWRLRTHAQTAGVTLTAQQPENNIVRVAYQALAAVLGGTQSLHTNSMDETLALPTEKAVQIALRTQQVLAYETGVPNTIDPLAGSYYVEALTDRLEAEAERIFAEVDRLGGVVPGIELGYFQREIARSAMRQQLEIEGGERVIVGVNEFTVEGESLEIPLLKVTDESERRQRERMAAMRARRDQAEVDRTLARLKDAARSGENVVDPLLDAVRAYATLYEIRHAMEEVFGAYQEPVFF
- a CDS encoding Uma2 family endonuclease: MPDAPVRRELVRGRLRELPLRGARAGMVAARVGMWLGGYVRANGAGTAYSSTGFQIAFDPDTVLAPPIAFVRNGRWEDDRDPDGFGPGAPDLAVEIVSLGDTDAELESKAFAWLSAGCRMVVVVNPERRAATVYRPPNDVLHLTENGVLDGGDVVPGWKLPLRELFD